One window from the genome of Clupea harengus chromosome 19, Ch_v2.0.2, whole genome shotgun sequence encodes:
- the gjb9b gene encoding LOW QUALITY PROTEIN: gap junction protein beta 9b (The sequence of the model RefSeq protein was modified relative to this genomic sequence to represent the inferred CDS: deleted 1 base in 1 codon), with product MNWGALESLLTGVNKYSTVFGRIWLSMVFVFRVLVFVVAAQRVWGDENKDFVCNTLQPGCANVCYDHYFPISHIRLWALQLIFVTCPSLLVVGHVKWREQKDLRYTTCHKGAHLYANPGKKRGGLWWTYLLSLILKVSFDIGFLYILYHIYDGYDMPKLSKCELDPCPNVVDCYISRPTEKKIFTIFMVVSACVCVVMCFCEMGYLICKKIHKKLNLHKKNRQQMFAESHELGELVPPRSLRYNRIDPTASRPASRAPSRAPSRTSIHNLHNSKKEEAAAAERGKS from the exons ATGAACTGGGGCGCGTTGGAGTCCCTGCTCACCGGGGTGAATAAATACTCCACGGTGTTCGGCCGCATCTGGCTCTCCATGGTCTTCGTCTTCCGGGTCCTGGTGTTCGTAGTGGCGGCTCAGCGTGTCTGGGGTGACGAGAACAAGGACTTTGTGTGCAACACCCTACAGCCGGGCTGCGCCAACGTCTGCTACGACCACTACTTCCCCATCTCCCACATCCGCCTGTGGGCGCTGCAGCTCATCTTCGTCACCTGCCCGTCCCTGTTGGTGGTGGGCCACGTCAAGTGGCGCGAGCAGAAGGACCTGAGGTACACCACCTGCCACAAGGGGGCGCACCTGTACGCCAACCCGGGGAAGAAGCGTGGCGGCCTGTGGTGGACCTACCTGCTCAGCCTGATCCTGAAGGTCAGCTTCGACATAGGCTTCCTCTACATCCTCTACCACATCTATGACGGATACGATATGCCCAAGCTCTCCAAGTGTGAGCTGGATCCATGTCCGAACGTAGTGGACTGCTACATCTCACGTCCCACTGAGAAAAAGATCTTCACCATCTTCATGGtggtgtctgcctgtgtctgcgtCGTCATGTGCTTCTGCGAAATGGGCTACCTGATCTGCAAGAAGATCCACAAAAAGCTCAACTTGCACAAGAAGAACCGTCAGCAGATGTTTGCTGAGAGCCACGAG TTGGGTGAGCTCGTTCCGCCCAGAAGCTTGCGGTACAATCGGATCGACCCAACTGCCTCCAGGCCCGCTTCGAGAGCCCCGTCCAGAGCCCCGTCCAGAACCTCAATCCACAATCTCCACAACAGCAAGAAGGAAGAGGCTGCCgcggcagagagagggaaaagctaA